One Arthrobacter sp. StoSoilB19 DNA window includes the following coding sequences:
- a CDS encoding RNA polymerase-binding protein RbpA: protein MVHPSSGFRGTRAGVTAGSGSSLQSNDSSPRPLPRIRVSYWCARGHETQPVFLKMPEDQIPATWDCRRCGGPATRDGRAAAADDPFDDGYKSHLEYVKERRSAQDAEDVLAGALEKLRARGVLPDQLLRDT from the coding sequence ATGGTCCATCCGTCATCAGGCTTCCGGGGCACCCGCGCCGGGGTTACTGCAGGGTCCGGGTCGAGCCTGCAGTCCAACGACTCGTCCCCGCGCCCTCTTCCCCGTATCCGGGTGTCCTATTGGTGTGCCAGGGGGCATGAGACGCAGCCCGTGTTCCTGAAGATGCCCGAGGACCAGATTCCCGCGACGTGGGACTGCAGGCGTTGTGGTGGACCCGCCACCAGGGACGGACGGGCCGCGGCTGCTGACGACCCTTTCGACGACGGCTACAAGAGCCATCTGGAATACGTTAAAGAACGGCGCTCCGCCCAGGACGCCGAAGACGTCCTGGCCGGAGCGCTGGAAAAGCTACGCGCCCGCGGCGTCCTTCCGGACCAACTGCTGCGGGACACGTGA
- the pgl gene encoding 6-phosphogluconolactonase yields MAAIAARLITKLVDVQDKYGEATVVLTGGTVGIGTLKAVADSPAAPAVDWSKVNFWWGDERFVGSADPERNTRQAFDALLSHIPVDPDRVHSPGSSDEFGTPEEAAEDYARQLREAAADEHAADMSDDRPEEPSLLPRLDVVLLGVGPDAHIASLFPEQAGIREKERTVVGVRNAPKPPPLRISLTLPAINTAAEVWMVVAGEDKAGAVGLALAGANPVQVPASGPRGTSRTLWLIDENAASRVPQQLVRKDAAGA; encoded by the coding sequence ATGGCCGCCATCGCGGCCCGCCTGATCACCAAGCTCGTTGATGTGCAGGACAAGTACGGCGAAGCCACCGTGGTGCTCACCGGGGGAACCGTGGGGATCGGCACGCTGAAGGCGGTTGCGGACTCACCGGCAGCGCCCGCCGTCGACTGGTCCAAGGTCAACTTTTGGTGGGGCGACGAACGATTCGTCGGGTCTGCCGATCCTGAGCGGAATACCAGGCAGGCGTTCGACGCACTGCTGTCCCACATCCCCGTCGATCCGGACCGGGTGCACTCCCCTGGTTCTTCGGATGAGTTCGGCACTCCGGAGGAAGCCGCCGAGGACTACGCCCGCCAGCTGCGGGAAGCCGCAGCAGACGAACACGCGGCCGACATGTCCGACGACCGGCCGGAGGAGCCGTCGTTGCTCCCCCGGCTGGACGTGGTGCTGCTCGGCGTGGGGCCCGACGCACACATCGCATCGCTGTTTCCGGAACAGGCCGGCATCCGCGAAAAGGAGCGCACGGTGGTGGGTGTCAGGAACGCCCCCAAGCCGCCGCCGCTGCGGATCTCGCTGACCCTTCCCGCCATCAATACGGCGGCGGAGGTTTGGATGGTTGTGGCCGGTGAGGACAAGGCAGGAGCTGTAGGGCTGGCGCTGGCCGGGGCGAACCCTGTGCAGGTACCGGCGTCCGGCCCCCGTGGAACGTCCCGTACCCTGTGGTTGATTGACGAGAATGCAGCCTCACGTGTCCCGCAGCAGTTGGTCCGGAAGGACGCCGCGGGCGCGTAG
- a CDS encoding glucose-6-phosphate dehydrogenase assembly protein OpcA — protein sequence MIVNLPDTTTSKVSKKLMALREQGGVIALGRVLTLVVVTKSGLEEEAIEAANDASREHPCRIIVLADAGKDAEDRLDAQIRVGGDAGASEVIVLRGYGQLAHESESLVAALLLPDAPIVAWWPHGAPANACETSIGAIAHRRITDSANEPDPQAALERIHRTYKAGDTDLAWTRLTNWRIQLAAALDEVDSSPVTAVAVEGASDSPSTILLAAWLTLTLDAPVTIVADPAGTGIRRVRLSRPGGDVQLFRPGLSVAELTQPGQPAQRISLPRRSLRDCLAEELRRLDPDEVFGEVITMGLPRTNLRSVRPSER from the coding sequence ATGATCGTTAACCTGCCCGACACCACCACCTCAAAGGTGTCCAAGAAACTCATGGCCCTGCGCGAGCAGGGCGGCGTGATCGCGCTGGGCCGGGTCCTGACCCTGGTGGTCGTGACCAAGTCCGGACTCGAGGAAGAAGCGATCGAGGCCGCGAACGACGCCAGCCGGGAACACCCCTGCCGGATCATCGTCCTCGCCGACGCCGGGAAGGACGCTGAAGACCGGCTCGACGCGCAGATCCGGGTGGGCGGGGACGCCGGCGCCTCGGAAGTGATCGTGCTGCGCGGCTACGGCCAACTGGCCCACGAGTCCGAGTCCCTGGTGGCCGCGCTGCTGCTCCCGGACGCCCCAATCGTGGCCTGGTGGCCGCACGGCGCCCCCGCGAACGCGTGCGAGACCTCCATCGGCGCGATCGCGCACCGCAGGATCACCGACTCCGCGAACGAACCCGACCCCCAGGCCGCACTGGAACGGATCCACCGCACCTACAAGGCCGGCGACACCGACCTCGCCTGGACCCGGCTGACCAACTGGCGGATCCAGCTCGCGGCAGCCCTGGACGAAGTGGACTCCTCACCGGTCACGGCCGTCGCGGTCGAAGGCGCCTCGGACTCACCCTCCACCATCCTGCTGGCAGCCTGGCTCACCCTGACCCTGGACGCACCCGTGACCATCGTCGCGGACCCGGCAGGGACCGGCATCCGCCGCGTCCGCCTCAGCCGCCCCGGCGGCGACGTCCAGCTGTTCCGCCCCGGACTTTCCGTCGCCGAACTCACCCAACCCGGCCAACCCGCCCAACGGATCTCCCTCCCACGCCGCAGCCTCCGCGACTGCCTCGCCGAAGAACTCCGCCGCCTCGACCCGGACGAAGTCTTCGGGGAAGTGATTACTATGGGACTGCCACGTACCAATCTAAGGAGCGTCCGACCCAGTGAGCGTTGA
- the zwf gene encoding glucose-6-phosphate dehydrogenase, which yields MPETEYGRKGAGRGRNPLRDPRDRRLNRIAGPSSLVLFGVTGDLARKKLMPAVYDLANRGLLPPSFALVGFARREWDKEDFAAEVKASVQAHARTPFDEAVWNQLSEGIRFVQGEFDDDAAFERLGETIKELDDVRGTRGNHAFYLSIPPKAFEQVCRQLSKHGLAQAEGDKWRRVVIEKPFGHDLQSARQLNDIVESVFPPDAVFRIDHYLGKETVQNILALRFANQLFEPLWNANYVDHVQITMAEDIGTGGRAGYYDGVGAARDVIQNHLLQLLALTAMEEPISFNADDLRAEKEKVLAAVKLPDDLSTHSARGQFTGGWQGGEQVQGYLEEEGIPADSTTETYAAVRVDIHTRRWSGVPFYLRAGKRLGRRVTEIAVVFKRAPNLLFRDHGEDDFGQNAVVIRVQPDEGVTIRFGSKVPGTQMEVRDVTMDFGYGHSFTESSPEAYERLILDVLLGEPPLFPRHEEVELSWKILDPFEEYWASLSEQPEPYAPGSWGPASADELLARDGRTWRRP from the coding sequence ATGCCAGAAACTGAATACGGCAGGAAGGGCGCGGGCCGCGGGCGTAATCCGTTGCGCGATCCGCGTGACCGCCGTTTGAACCGGATTGCCGGTCCGTCGTCGTTGGTACTCTTTGGGGTCACGGGTGATTTGGCCCGGAAGAAGCTCATGCCTGCGGTGTATGACCTTGCCAACCGCGGGCTGTTGCCGCCGAGTTTCGCGCTGGTGGGTTTTGCCCGCCGGGAGTGGGACAAGGAAGATTTCGCCGCCGAGGTGAAGGCCTCGGTGCAGGCCCATGCGCGGACGCCGTTCGATGAGGCCGTGTGGAACCAGTTGTCCGAGGGCATCCGGTTTGTCCAGGGCGAGTTCGACGACGACGCGGCCTTTGAGCGCCTTGGTGAGACCATCAAGGAACTCGACGACGTCCGGGGCACCCGGGGGAACCACGCGTTCTACTTGTCGATCCCGCCCAAGGCGTTCGAGCAGGTCTGCCGGCAGCTCTCCAAGCACGGCCTGGCGCAGGCCGAGGGGGACAAATGGCGGCGCGTGGTGATCGAAAAGCCGTTCGGTCACGACCTGCAGTCGGCCAGGCAGTTGAACGACATCGTCGAATCGGTGTTCCCGCCGGACGCGGTGTTCCGGATTGACCATTACCTGGGCAAGGAAACGGTGCAGAACATCCTGGCGCTGCGTTTCGCGAACCAGTTGTTCGAGCCGTTGTGGAACGCCAACTACGTGGACCATGTCCAGATCACCATGGCCGAGGACATCGGCACCGGCGGCCGGGCAGGATATTACGACGGCGTGGGCGCGGCCCGCGACGTGATCCAGAACCACCTGCTGCAGCTGCTCGCTTTGACGGCGATGGAGGAGCCGATCTCCTTCAACGCCGATGACCTGCGGGCAGAGAAGGAAAAAGTCCTCGCCGCGGTCAAGCTCCCGGACGACCTGTCCACGCACTCGGCCCGCGGGCAGTTCACCGGCGGCTGGCAGGGCGGCGAGCAGGTCCAGGGCTACCTGGAGGAAGAAGGCATCCCCGCCGATTCCACCACCGAAACCTACGCCGCTGTCCGGGTGGACATCCACACCCGCCGCTGGTCCGGAGTGCCGTTCTACCTGCGGGCCGGCAAGCGCCTGGGCCGGCGCGTGACCGAAATCGCGGTGGTCTTCAAGCGCGCCCCGAACCTGTTGTTCCGTGACCACGGGGAGGATGACTTCGGGCAGAACGCCGTGGTGATCCGGGTCCAGCCCGATGAGGGCGTGACCATCCGGTTCGGTTCCAAGGTCCCGGGCACGCAAATGGAAGTCCGCGACGTGACCATGGACTTCGGCTACGGGCACTCGTTCACGGAGTCCTCGCCGGAGGCGTACGAGCGGCTGATCCTGGACGTGCTTCTGGGTGAGCCGCCGCTGTTCCCGAGGCATGAGGAAGTGGAGCTGTCCTGGAAGATCCTTGACCCGTTCGAGGAATACTGGGCGTCCCTGAGTGAGCAGCCCGAACCCTACGCCCCCGGTTCCTGGGGCCCCGCCTCGGCCGATGAGCTGCTGGCCCGTGACGGACGAACCTGGAGAAGGCCATGA
- a CDS encoding glucose-6-phosphate isomerase: MSTLSFDATGAAQHALEQHLPALVEDRVATRIFAKDHTLWGPDAESESAIRLGWVEAATVSQPLVKDILELRDALRAEGVSRIVLCGMGGSSLAPEVIAGTAGVELTVLDSTDPDQVRAALADRLGQTAIVVSSKSGSTLETDSQRRIFEQAFTEAGVDAKSRIIIVTDPGSPLDKASREAGYRAVFNADPNVGGRYSALTAFGLVPSGLAGVDIQAFLDEAEEAAEILNDDAPENIGLALGAALGGTSPLRNKVVIAEDGSGIVGFADWAEQLIAESTGKLGTGILPVVAGPQAPEVTSGAPDVLVVRLVAADADVEPGDNQVAIAGGLATQMMVWEFATAVAGRLLGINPFDQPDVEAAKVAARGLLDAQPEPTPAAFVDGAIEVRGGDWLGNAATAEGAVKALLGTLAADSYVSVQAYFDRLAFAGLEGIRDELAAATGRPVTFGWGPRFLHSTGQFHKGGPAIGVFLQVTATPAEDLGIPDRPFSFGELIAAQAAGDAQVLGGHGRPVLRLHLTDRAAGVAQLQDIVAALSTRASATES, translated from the coding sequence ATGAGCACTCTCAGCTTCGACGCCACCGGCGCTGCCCAGCACGCGCTTGAACAGCACCTTCCCGCCCTGGTGGAGGACCGGGTCGCCACGCGGATCTTCGCCAAGGACCACACCCTGTGGGGTCCCGACGCCGAATCGGAGTCGGCAATCCGCCTTGGGTGGGTGGAGGCGGCAACAGTCTCACAGCCTTTGGTCAAGGACATCCTGGAACTCCGCGACGCCCTGCGCGCGGAGGGAGTGAGCAGGATCGTGCTCTGCGGCATGGGCGGATCCTCGCTGGCCCCTGAGGTCATCGCTGGCACCGCCGGCGTCGAGCTGACAGTGCTGGACAGCACGGACCCGGACCAGGTCCGGGCTGCCCTGGCGGACCGGCTGGGCCAGACCGCAATCGTGGTCTCGTCCAAGTCCGGCTCCACCCTGGAGACCGACTCGCAGCGCCGGATTTTCGAGCAGGCCTTCACCGAGGCCGGCGTGGACGCCAAGAGCCGGATCATCATCGTGACGGACCCGGGATCGCCGCTGGACAAGGCCTCCCGCGAAGCCGGCTACCGCGCCGTCTTCAACGCCGACCCCAACGTGGGCGGCCGCTACTCCGCGCTGACAGCGTTCGGCCTGGTTCCTTCCGGCCTGGCAGGCGTGGACATCCAGGCATTCCTGGACGAAGCCGAGGAAGCTGCCGAGATCCTCAACGACGACGCCCCTGAAAACATCGGGTTGGCACTGGGCGCCGCGCTGGGCGGAACCAGCCCGCTGCGGAACAAGGTCGTCATCGCCGAGGACGGCTCCGGCATCGTTGGCTTCGCGGACTGGGCTGAGCAGCTCATCGCCGAGTCTACGGGCAAGCTGGGAACCGGGATCCTGCCGGTCGTCGCGGGGCCGCAGGCCCCGGAGGTAACCTCCGGTGCCCCCGACGTCCTGGTGGTGCGGCTCGTCGCCGCGGATGCCGACGTCGAACCCGGTGACAACCAGGTGGCCATTGCCGGCGGCCTTGCCACCCAGATGATGGTGTGGGAGTTCGCCACCGCCGTTGCCGGGCGCCTGCTGGGGATCAACCCCTTCGACCAGCCCGACGTTGAGGCCGCCAAGGTGGCAGCGCGTGGGCTGCTGGACGCCCAGCCGGAGCCCACGCCTGCGGCATTCGTCGACGGCGCCATTGAGGTGCGCGGCGGGGACTGGCTCGGAAACGCCGCCACGGCGGAGGGCGCCGTCAAGGCCCTGCTGGGCACCCTGGCCGCGGACAGCTACGTGAGCGTCCAGGCGTACTTCGACCGGCTGGCGTTCGCCGGGCTGGAGGGTATCCGGGACGAACTTGCCGCCGCGACCGGCCGTCCGGTGACGTTCGGCTGGGGTCCGCGCTTCCTGCACTCCACCGGCCAGTTCCACAAGGGCGGTCCCGCCATTGGCGTGTTCCTCCAGGTCACCGCCACCCCCGCCGAGGATCTGGGGATCCCGGACCGGCCCTTCAGCTTTGGCGAACTCATCGCCGCACAGGCAGCAGGCGACGCCCAGGTCCTGGGTGGGCACGGACGTCCCGTGCTCCGCCTCCACCTCACCGACCGTGCCGCCGGCGTGGCGCAGCTGCAGGACATCGTCGCTGCCCTGTCCACCCGCGCATCCGCTACCGAAAGCTAA
- the tal gene encoding transaldolase has protein sequence MTTPTQQLSDAGVSIWLDDLSRGRLQTGTLRKLIEEKNVVGVTTNPSIFHAAITSGTDYDHIIAGKAAEGASVEDTIFEITTTDVADACDLFAPVAAATKGVDGRVSIEVDPRLAWDTAGTIAEAKHLSQRVNKDNVLIKIPATIEGLEAITATLAEGISVNVTLIFSLERYRAVINAFQSGLEQAKENGHDLSKIHSVASFFVSRVDTEIDKRLDKIGTDEAKALKGKAGVANARLAYQVYEELFATERWALLADAGALPQRPLWASTGVKDPAYPDTLYVTELVARGVVNTMPEKTLDATFDHGVVTGDTITGTYAEANATLDALEKLGVSYNDVVALLETEGLDKFVASWKELLADVEGALASARKAS, from the coding sequence ATGACTACTCCCACCCAGCAGCTCTCCGACGCCGGAGTCTCCATCTGGCTCGACGACCTTTCCCGCGGACGCCTGCAGACCGGCACCCTCCGCAAGCTCATTGAAGAGAAGAACGTGGTCGGCGTGACCACCAACCCGTCCATCTTCCACGCAGCCATCACGTCCGGCACGGACTACGACCACATCATTGCCGGCAAGGCCGCAGAAGGCGCCAGCGTGGAAGACACGATCTTCGAGATCACCACCACCGACGTTGCTGATGCCTGCGACCTGTTTGCACCCGTGGCTGCTGCCACCAAGGGCGTTGACGGACGCGTCTCCATCGAAGTCGACCCGCGCCTTGCCTGGGACACCGCAGGGACCATCGCCGAGGCCAAGCACCTCTCGCAGCGAGTCAACAAGGACAACGTCCTGATCAAGATCCCGGCAACCATCGAGGGCCTTGAAGCCATCACGGCAACACTGGCCGAGGGCATCAGCGTCAACGTGACCCTTATCTTCTCGCTGGAGCGGTACCGCGCGGTCATCAATGCATTCCAGTCCGGCCTGGAACAGGCCAAAGAGAACGGCCACGACCTTTCGAAGATCCACTCCGTTGCCTCGTTCTTCGTCTCCCGCGTGGACACGGAAATCGACAAGCGCCTCGACAAGATCGGCACCGACGAGGCAAAAGCCCTCAAGGGCAAGGCCGGCGTGGCCAACGCCCGCCTGGCCTACCAGGTCTACGAAGAGCTCTTCGCCACCGAACGGTGGGCGCTGCTGGCCGACGCCGGGGCTCTCCCCCAGCGCCCCCTGTGGGCTTCCACCGGTGTGAAGGATCCTGCTTACCCGGACACCCTCTACGTCACCGAACTCGTGGCCCGCGGCGTGGTGAACACCATGCCGGAAAAGACGCTGGATGCCACCTTCGACCACGGCGTGGTTACCGGTGACACCATCACCGGCACCTACGCCGAAGCAAACGCAACCCTCGACGCCCTTGAAAAGCTCGGGGTCTCCTACAACGACGTCGTGGCACTCCTTGAAACCGAAGGCCTGGACAAGTTCGTGGCCAGCTGGAAGGAACTGCTGGCCGACGTCGAAGGTGCCCTGGCCTCTGCACGGAAGGCTTCCTAA
- the tkt gene encoding transketolase, with amino-acid sequence MEEQELSWTSLDQRAVDTIRVLAADAVEKVGNGHPGTAMSLAPAAYLLFQKLMRHDPRDPQWLGRDRFVLSPGHTSLTLYIQLFLSGYGLELKDLEALRTWGSLTPGHPEYKHTAGVEITTGPLGQGLASSVGFAYSQRRQRGLFDADAPAGESPFDHTIWVIASDGDLQEGVTAEASSLAGHQELGNLVVIYDENHISIEDDTDIAFTEDVLKRYEAYGWHTQRVDWTKTGEYKEDVQELYSALLAAKAETSKPSIISLRTIIGYPAPKKQNTGKIHGSALGAEEVAALKEVLGFDPSKSFDVDQEVLAHARSVVDRGAAARKEWEESFNAWQAANPEGAALLQRIEARELPEGVDAALPVFPAGKDVSTRAASGKVLNALGPVLPELWGGSADLAESNNTTIEGSPSFVPASKQTGAWSGNPYGRVLHFGIREHAAASIVNGISLAGNTRAFSGTFLIFSDYQRPAIRLGALMGVPSLYVWTHDSIGLGEDGPTHQPVEQLASLRAIVGLDVVRPGDANEVAAAWKTMLENHSNPAGIVLTRQNIPTWERGAGDADGDTFASTAGVAKGGYVLAEASKDGATVPADVILIGTGSEVQLAVQAREALQAEGIAARVVSMPCVEWFKKQDAAYRESVLPAAVKARVSVEAGLALGWREFVGDAGRSVSLEHYGASADYKRLFQEFGITAEAVAAAAKDSISSLQA; translated from the coding sequence TTGGAAGAGCAAGAACTGTCATGGACCAGCTTGGACCAGCGCGCCGTGGACACCATCCGCGTCCTGGCCGCCGATGCCGTAGAGAAGGTGGGCAACGGCCACCCCGGAACCGCCATGAGCCTGGCCCCCGCCGCTTACCTTCTTTTCCAGAAGCTGATGCGCCATGACCCGCGCGATCCGCAGTGGCTGGGCCGCGACCGGTTCGTCCTGTCCCCCGGCCACACCTCGCTGACCCTTTACATCCAGCTGTTCCTCTCCGGCTACGGCCTGGAACTGAAGGACCTGGAGGCGCTTCGCACGTGGGGTTCGCTGACCCCGGGACACCCGGAGTACAAGCACACCGCCGGCGTGGAGATCACTACCGGACCGCTGGGCCAGGGCCTGGCCTCCTCGGTTGGCTTCGCCTACTCCCAGCGCCGCCAGCGCGGCCTGTTCGATGCTGATGCCCCCGCCGGCGAATCGCCGTTCGACCACACCATCTGGGTCATTGCGTCCGACGGCGACCTCCAGGAAGGCGTCACGGCCGAGGCTTCCTCGCTCGCCGGCCACCAGGAACTCGGCAATCTCGTGGTCATCTACGACGAGAACCACATCTCCATCGAGGACGATACCGACATCGCCTTCACCGAAGATGTCCTGAAGCGCTATGAAGCCTACGGCTGGCACACCCAGCGGGTGGACTGGACCAAGACGGGCGAATACAAGGAAGATGTGCAGGAGCTGTACTCGGCCCTGCTCGCAGCGAAGGCTGAGACCTCCAAGCCCTCCATCATCTCCCTGCGCACCATCATCGGCTACCCGGCGCCCAAGAAGCAGAACACCGGCAAGATCCACGGCTCCGCCCTCGGCGCCGAGGAAGTCGCAGCGCTGAAGGAAGTCCTGGGCTTCGACCCGTCCAAGTCCTTCGATGTGGACCAGGAAGTCCTGGCCCACGCCCGCTCCGTAGTGGACCGTGGCGCCGCCGCCCGCAAGGAATGGGAAGAGTCCTTCAATGCCTGGCAGGCAGCCAACCCTGAAGGCGCGGCCCTGCTGCAGCGCATCGAGGCCAGGGAACTTCCCGAAGGCGTGGACGCTGCCCTTCCGGTCTTCCCGGCAGGCAAGGACGTTTCCACCCGCGCAGCATCGGGCAAGGTACTGAACGCGCTGGGCCCGGTACTGCCCGAACTCTGGGGCGGCTCCGCCGACCTCGCCGAGTCCAACAACACCACCATCGAGGGCTCGCCGTCCTTCGTGCCTGCCTCCAAGCAGACCGGTGCCTGGTCCGGCAACCCCTACGGCCGCGTGCTGCACTTCGGCATCCGCGAGCACGCTGCTGCCTCGATCGTGAACGGCATCAGCCTGGCGGGCAACACCCGCGCCTTCTCCGGCACCTTCCTGATCTTCAGCGACTACCAGCGCCCCGCCATCCGGCTCGGCGCGCTCATGGGTGTTCCGTCGCTGTACGTCTGGACCCACGACTCCATCGGCCTGGGCGAAGACGGCCCCACCCACCAGCCGGTGGAACAGCTCGCCTCGCTGCGTGCCATCGTTGGCCTGGACGTGGTCCGCCCCGGCGACGCCAACGAAGTGGCAGCTGCGTGGAAGACCATGCTCGAAAACCACAGCAACCCTGCCGGCATCGTCCTGACCCGCCAGAACATCCCCACCTGGGAGCGTGGCGCGGGCGACGCCGACGGCGACACGTTCGCTTCCACCGCAGGTGTTGCAAAGGGCGGCTACGTCCTGGCCGAGGCCTCGAAGGACGGCGCCACGGTTCCGGCCGACGTGATCCTGATCGGCACCGGCTCCGAGGTCCAGTTGGCCGTCCAGGCCCGCGAAGCCCTCCAGGCCGAAGGCATCGCAGCCCGGGTTGTCTCCATGCCGTGTGTCGAGTGGTTCAAGAAGCAGGACGCCGCCTACCGCGAATCCGTCCTGCCCGCCGCCGTCAAGGCACGCGTTTCGGTGGAAGCAGGACTGGCCCTGGGCTGGCGGGAATTCGTCGGCGACGCCGGCCGTTCCGTGAGCCTTGAACACTACGGCGCTTCCGCGGACTACAAGCGCCTCTTCCAGGAGTTCGGCATCACGGCAGAAGCAGTGGCTGCCGCAGCCAAGGACTCCATCTCCAGCCTCCAGGCCTGA
- a CDS encoding heme o synthase — protein MTATVSTTDTPLNASRASGAGFARKAKAYLALTKPRVIELLLVSTLPTMIYAQRGFPSIGLILATLVGGAFAAGSAGAFNCYIDRDIDKLMHRTENRPLVTGEVTPREALVFSWLLGAASIVILWFGANPLSAWLGLGAIFFYVVIYTMILKRRTAQNIVWGGAAGCFPVLIAWAAVTNSVEWPAVVLFMVIFLWTPPHYWPLSMRYGEDYRNANVPMLGAIAGAKVVSVQVVLYAWAMVACSLLMIPAGGAGWVYTVTAVLAGAWFLYESHALYSRAHSEDIPDKRAMKVFHGSISYLTLLFIALAVDPFVGHAIMAG, from the coding sequence GTGACTGCCACCGTGAGCACAACAGATACGCCGCTGAACGCATCCCGGGCCTCCGGCGCCGGGTTTGCCCGTAAGGCCAAGGCGTATCTCGCCCTCACCAAGCCGCGCGTGATCGAACTGCTGCTGGTCAGCACCCTGCCCACCATGATTTACGCCCAGCGGGGCTTCCCATCCATCGGACTGATCCTCGCCACGCTGGTGGGCGGTGCCTTCGCTGCGGGCAGCGCCGGGGCCTTCAACTGTTACATCGACCGCGACATCGACAAGCTGATGCACCGCACGGAGAACAGGCCGCTGGTCACCGGTGAAGTCACCCCGCGCGAGGCGCTGGTCTTTTCCTGGCTGCTGGGTGCCGCCTCGATCGTGATCCTCTGGTTCGGAGCCAATCCGCTTTCCGCCTGGCTGGGGCTGGGTGCCATCTTCTTCTACGTGGTCATCTACACCATGATCCTCAAGCGGCGCACGGCGCAGAACATTGTCTGGGGCGGTGCAGCAGGCTGCTTCCCGGTACTGATCGCGTGGGCTGCCGTCACCAACTCTGTTGAGTGGCCGGCGGTCGTCCTGTTCATGGTGATCTTCCTGTGGACCCCGCCACACTACTGGCCCCTGTCCATGCGTTACGGCGAGGACTACCGGAACGCCAACGTCCCCATGCTCGGTGCCATCGCCGGCGCCAAGGTGGTGTCCGTCCAGGTGGTCCTGTACGCCTGGGCCATGGTGGCCTGCTCCCTGCTAATGATTCCTGCGGGTGGGGCCGGTTGGGTCTACACCGTAACCGCAGTCCTGGCCGGCGCGTGGTTCCTCTATGAATCCCATGCCCTGTATTCGCGCGCCCACAGCGAGGACATCCCGGACAAGCGCGCCATGAAGGTCTTCCATGGCTCCATCAGCTACCTGACGCTGTTGTTCATCGCGCTGGCGGTGGACCCGTTCGTCGGGCATGCAATCATGGCCGGCTAG